One window of the Mesorhizobium shangrilense genome contains the following:
- a CDS encoding sensor histidine kinase: MDNTIEGAPGLPAEIFRAVSDRDRLSVLHGLEMLDTAADPDFDRISNLAASVMQAPIALVTLLDLDRQWFKSCVGIDETETTTDISFCAHAIAAGDEPLVVTDATLDPRFMTNPLVTGKHHVRFYAGAPMVVAGARIGTLCVLDRKPHAFPSAAKLDQLKALAGLAASLFMLKDATRSGAIAEAALAREEKRRAIALDAASLASWAWDIRAEMIECDVLMSELFNLPRSTRLRARDILTAIDPRDVYQTETRFRDALTGSDDYFGEYRVKGFSPPRWLATRGRVIERDDDGKPTLIFGVNYDITERKLGDERQRLLLRELNHRVKNTLATVQALATQTVRHARQPSEFLEAFGARLQALGVAHSLLSDREWRGIGIRELVQIEVKPFDNAAQPRMKISGADLLLSPDQAVGLGLILHELASNALQYGSLSVAAGKVDLDWKTQGKKGDRRLVLTWRESGGPEVTPPERHGFGSILIRRSLAKVISSEVTHEFRPEGVYAEISMPLEDLSK, translated from the coding sequence GTGGACAATACGATTGAAGGCGCGCCGGGCCTGCCGGCCGAGATTTTTCGCGCGGTAAGTGACAGGGATCGGCTGTCCGTGCTGCACGGGCTGGAGATGCTGGACACGGCGGCCGACCCTGATTTCGACCGCATCAGCAATCTCGCGGCGTCAGTGATGCAAGCACCGATCGCGCTTGTTACGCTGCTCGATCTGGACCGGCAATGGTTCAAGTCCTGCGTCGGGATCGACGAAACCGAAACGACGACCGACATATCGTTCTGTGCCCATGCAATCGCCGCGGGCGATGAACCGCTGGTGGTGACCGACGCCACGCTCGACCCACGTTTCATGACCAATCCACTGGTCACCGGCAAGCACCACGTCCGTTTCTATGCCGGGGCGCCGATGGTGGTCGCCGGCGCGCGCATCGGCACGCTGTGCGTACTCGACCGCAAGCCGCACGCGTTCCCGTCCGCCGCCAAGCTCGATCAATTGAAGGCGCTGGCCGGCCTCGCCGCCAGCCTGTTCATGCTGAAGGACGCGACCCGCAGCGGCGCCATCGCCGAGGCAGCACTGGCGCGCGAGGAAAAGCGGCGCGCCATCGCGCTCGACGCGGCTTCGCTCGCCAGTTGGGCCTGGGATATCCGCGCCGAAATGATCGAATGCGATGTCTTGATGTCCGAACTGTTCAACCTGCCGCGTTCGACCCGGTTGCGGGCCCGCGATATCCTGACCGCCATCGATCCACGCGACGTCTATCAGACTGAAACCCGCTTCCGTGACGCCCTGACCGGCAGCGACGACTATTTCGGCGAATACCGGGTGAAAGGCTTCTCCCCGCCGCGCTGGCTCGCCACGCGCGGGCGCGTCATCGAACGCGATGACGACGGCAAGCCGACGCTGATCTTCGGCGTCAATTACGATATCACCGAGCGCAAGCTTGGCGACGAACGGCAACGGCTTTTGCTGCGCGAGCTCAATCACCGCGTCAAGAACACGCTGGCGACAGTCCAGGCACTGGCAACGCAGACGGTCCGGCACGCACGCCAGCCGAGTGAATTTCTCGAGGCCTTCGGCGCCCGGCTGCAAGCGCTTGGCGTTGCCCATAGTCTTTTGTCGGATCGCGAGTGGCGCGGCATCGGCATCCGCGAACTCGTGCAGATCGAAGTGAAGCCGTTTGACAACGCCGCGCAGCCGCGCATGAAAATCTCCGGCGCCGACCTGTTGCTGTCACCCGACCAGGCCGTCGGACTTGGCCTGATCCTGCATGAACTGGCCAGCAACGCGCTGCAATACGGATCGCTGTCCGTGGCGGCCGGCAAGGTGGATCTCGACTGGAAGACGCAAGGCAAGAAGGGCGACCGGCGCCTGGTGCTGACCTGGCGCGAAAGTGGCGGCCCTGAAGTCACCCCGCCGGAACGCCACGGCTTCGGTTCGATCCTGATCCGTCGCAGCCTGGCCAAGGTCATCTCCAGCGAGGTGACGCATGAGTTCAGGCCGGAGGGCGTCTATGCCGAGATATCCATGCCGCTGGAAGATTTGTCGAAATAG